In a single window of the Delftia tsuruhatensis genome:
- a CDS encoding MAPEG family protein, giving the protein MPTSVILPPGGFSIAHWCLLVAALLPLVCAYVAKAPGMRRRSGQEGFDNHDPRAWLARQTGYQARANAAQANSFECLPFFIGALVVAWQLGVPVARVDALAMAFIVLRVAYIGFYLMDLASLRSASWALAWLVNLLLFLAGWR; this is encoded by the coding sequence ATGCCCACCTCCGTGATCCTGCCGCCTGGCGGCTTTTCCATCGCCCATTGGTGCCTGCTGGTGGCGGCCCTGCTGCCGCTGGTCTGCGCCTATGTCGCCAAGGCCCCCGGCATGAGGCGCCGGTCGGGACAGGAGGGGTTCGACAACCATGATCCGCGGGCCTGGCTGGCGCGGCAGACCGGCTACCAGGCGCGGGCCAATGCGGCGCAGGCCAACAGCTTCGAATGCCTTCCATTCTTCATCGGTGCCTTGGTGGTGGCCTGGCAGCTGGGCGTGCCGGTAGCCCGGGTCGATGCCCTGGCCATGGCCTTCATTGTGTTGCGTGTGGCCTACATCGGCTTCTACCTCATGGACCTTGCCAGCCTGCGAAGCGCCTCCTGGGCCCTGGCCTGGCTGGTGAATCTGCTGCTGTTCCTCGCGGGCTGGCGCTGA
- the dnaX gene encoding DNA polymerase III subunit gamma/tau has translation MSYLVLARKYRPRNFSEMVGQEHVVQALTNALTQQRLHHAYLFTGTRGVGKTTVSRILAKSLNCQGIDGQGGITATPCGVCAACTEIDSGRFPDYTELDAASNRGVDEVQSLLEQAVYKPVQGRFKVFMIDEVHMLTNTAFNAMLKTLEEPPEYLKFVLATTDPQKVPVTVLSRCLQFNLRPMAPETVLEHLGRVLGQEGVASEPQALRLLSRAARGSMRDALSLTDQAIAFGSGQLQEAMVRQMLGSVDRSHVFRLIEALARADGQVVVETSEALRRNGLSAASTLEEMCAVLQRMAVAQAVPQMTADPSDPEAAEIARLAQLMPRDETQLLYSICLHGRAELGLAPDEYAALTMALLRLLAFKPQPAEPAAGEAEKKTPALTSTTARARTEPLAPVAQPEAARTEQAVAVPAAVPAAPPAVATPMAASVPAPAPAPPPSSPVTVRREEPVLAPAGEDRSILGAEPRQPAAMAREELSDSPEEDMRESDDADDDAPPVQDADAPDEGAWAGMPDEGWADEGRWADDANLVVEPPLATMALAAQAEEFEFAAGRGRQPMDAPPAPTVERTPDGDVWHATVQQLVQAEAVTALARQLALQSQLVARDGDAWTLRVESSSLNQPATRERLRAALEAAGVARQLQVEQGPVTDSPARRNAVASHERQRIAEDIVMNHSLVQTLMRSHGAKIVPGSIRPVSIEP, from the coding sequence ATGTCTTATCTTGTGCTGGCCCGCAAATACCGTCCCCGCAATTTCTCGGAAATGGTGGGGCAGGAGCATGTCGTCCAGGCGCTCACCAATGCCCTGACGCAGCAGCGCCTGCACCATGCCTATCTGTTCACCGGCACGCGCGGCGTGGGCAAGACCACGGTCTCGCGCATCCTGGCCAAGTCGCTGAACTGCCAGGGGATTGATGGCCAGGGAGGTATCACGGCGACGCCCTGCGGTGTCTGCGCGGCCTGTACCGAAATCGACAGCGGCCGCTTTCCTGACTACACCGAGCTGGATGCTGCCTCCAACCGCGGCGTGGACGAGGTGCAGAGCCTGCTGGAGCAGGCGGTCTACAAGCCGGTGCAGGGGCGCTTCAAGGTCTTCATGATCGACGAAGTGCACATGCTCACGAACACGGCCTTCAACGCCATGCTCAAGACGCTGGAGGAGCCGCCCGAATACCTGAAGTTCGTGCTGGCCACCACCGATCCGCAGAAGGTGCCTGTGACCGTGCTCAGCCGTTGCCTGCAGTTCAACCTGCGGCCCATGGCGCCCGAGACGGTGCTGGAGCATCTGGGCCGGGTGCTGGGCCAGGAGGGCGTGGCGTCCGAGCCCCAGGCCCTGCGCCTGCTGTCGCGTGCTGCGCGTGGCTCCATGCGCGATGCCTTGTCGCTGACCGACCAGGCCATTGCGTTCGGCAGCGGGCAATTGCAGGAGGCCATGGTGCGCCAGATGCTGGGCAGCGTGGACCGCAGCCATGTCTTCAGGCTGATCGAGGCGCTGGCCCGGGCCGATGGCCAGGTGGTGGTGGAAACCTCCGAGGCCCTGCGCCGCAACGGCCTGTCGGCCGCTTCCACGCTGGAGGAGATGTGTGCCGTGCTGCAGCGCATGGCCGTGGCGCAGGCGGTGCCGCAGATGACGGCCGATCCCAGCGATCCCGAGGCCGCGGAAATCGCGCGCCTGGCACAGCTGATGCCCCGCGATGAGACTCAGCTGCTCTACAGCATCTGCCTGCATGGCCGGGCCGAGCTGGGCCTGGCTCCCGACGAATATGCGGCGCTGACCATGGCGCTGCTGAGACTGCTGGCTTTCAAGCCGCAGCCTGCAGAGCCCGCTGCGGGCGAGGCTGAAAAAAAAACTCCAGCGCTGACCTCGACGACGGCCAGGGCCAGGACTGAGCCGCTGGCGCCCGTGGCGCAGCCGGAGGCGGCGCGTACGGAACAGGCTGTCGCTGTACCCGCGGCGGTCCCTGCCGCACCTCCTGCCGTGGCGACTCCCATGGCAGCATCCGTTCCTGCACCTGCACCTGCACCGCCGCCGTCCTCGCCTGTGACGGTGCGGCGCGAAGAGCCTGTTCTCGCCCCGGCGGGGGAAGACCGGTCCATCCTCGGGGCCGAGCCGCGCCAGCCCGCGGCCATGGCTCGCGAGGAGCTGTCCGACTCCCCCGAGGAGGACATGCGGGAGTCTGACGACGCCGACGACGATGCCCCGCCCGTGCAGGACGCGGATGCTCCCGACGAGGGTGCCTGGGCTGGCATGCCCGATGAAGGCTGGGCCGACGAGGGCCGATGGGCCGATGACGCGAACCTGGTCGTGGAGCCTCCCCTCGCCACGATGGCCCTTGCGGCCCAGGCGGAGGAGTTCGAATTCGCCGCCGGGCGCGGACGCCAGCCCATGGATGCGCCGCCGGCTCCTACCGTGGAGCGCACGCCCGATGGCGATGTCTGGCACGCCACGGTCCAGCAGCTGGTACAGGCCGAGGCCGTCACGGCGCTGGCGCGCCAGCTGGCCCTGCAGTCGCAGTTGGTGGCGCGCGATGGGGATGCCTGGACATTGCGTGTCGAAAGCAGCTCGCTGAACCAGCCTGCCACGCGCGAACGCCTGCGCGCGGCGCTGGAGGCGGCAGGCGTGGCCCGGCAGTTGCAGGTTGAACAAGGCCCCGTGACCGACAGTCCCGCGCGGCGCAATGCGGTCGCCAGCCACGAGCGTCAGCGCATCGCGGAGGATATCGTGATGAACCATTCGCTGGTGCAGACCCTGATGCGCAGCCACGGCGCGAAAATCGTGCCCGGCAGCATCAGGCCCGTATCCATTGAGCCGTAA
- the rnhA gene encoding ribonuclease HI, translated as MNQVVIYTDGACKGNPGPGGWGVVLEAGSARKELFGGELNTTNNRMEMMAVIEALSALRRPCDVVLYIDSQYVLKGITEWIHGWKAKGWKTASKEPVKNVELWQRLDALVQGGGHRIDWRWVKGHAGDPGNERADALANMGVDQALGR; from the coding sequence TTGAATCAAGTTGTTATCTATACGGACGGTGCCTGCAAGGGCAATCCGGGTCCTGGCGGCTGGGGCGTGGTGCTGGAGGCCGGCAGCGCCAGGAAGGAGCTGTTCGGCGGCGAGCTGAACACCACCAACAATCGCATGGAGATGATGGCCGTGATCGAGGCGCTGTCTGCGCTCAGGCGGCCCTGCGACGTGGTGCTCTACATCGACAGCCAGTACGTGCTCAAGGGCATCACCGAGTGGATCCACGGCTGGAAGGCCAAGGGCTGGAAGACGGCCTCCAAGGAGCCCGTCAAGAACGTGGAGCTGTGGCAGCGGCTGGACGCCCTGGTGCAGGGGGGCGGACACCGCATCGACTGGCGCTGGGTCAAGGGCCATGCGGGCGATCCCGGCAACGAGCGCGCCGACGCGCTGGCCAACATGGGCGTGGATCAGGCGCTGGGACGCTGA
- the gloB gene encoding hydroxyacylglutathione hydrolase, whose protein sequence is MNLLPIPAFSDNYIWMLHDSAHALVVDPGDAVPVLAALRQLDLQLQGILVTHHHADHVGGVAQLRQATGAQVWGPAYEQLPEPVQRVHGGDAVHTLGGPWQVIDVPGHTSGHIAFYSTQAQTQPVLFCGDTLFSGGCGRLFEGTPQQMQHSLDALAALPDSTLVCCAHEYTLSNLRFAQAVEPDNQALSHYQRHCQTLREAGKPTLPSVLETERAINPFLRTRQAAVAAAAAGFDAQVRQQDPASVLAGLRQWKNNF, encoded by the coding sequence ATGAACCTGTTGCCCATTCCTGCCTTTTCCGACAACTACATCTGGATGCTGCACGACTCGGCCCATGCCCTGGTCGTCGATCCCGGTGATGCAGTGCCCGTGCTGGCAGCCTTGCGCCAGCTGGACTTGCAGTTGCAGGGCATTTTAGTCACCCACCACCATGCCGATCATGTCGGCGGCGTGGCGCAGTTGCGCCAGGCCACGGGTGCCCAGGTCTGGGGACCCGCCTACGAACAGCTGCCCGAGCCCGTTCAGCGTGTGCACGGCGGCGACGCCGTGCACACGCTGGGCGGGCCCTGGCAGGTCATCGACGTCCCCGGGCACACCAGCGGACATATCGCTTTCTACAGCACGCAGGCCCAGACCCAACCCGTGCTGTTTTGCGGCGATACGCTGTTCTCGGGCGGCTGCGGTCGGCTGTTTGAAGGCACGCCGCAGCAGATGCAGCACTCCCTGGATGCCCTGGCGGCGCTGCCGGACAGCACCCTGGTGTGCTGCGCTCATGAGTACACACTGTCCAACCTGCGCTTCGCGCAGGCGGTGGAGCCCGACAATCAGGCCCTGTCGCACTATCAGCGACATTGCCAGACGCTGCGCGAGGCCGGAAAGCCCACACTGCCTTCGGTGCTGGAGACCGAGCGCGCCATCAACCCCTTTCTTCGCACGCGGCAAGCCGCCGTGGCCGCAGCGGCCGCAGGCTTCGACGCCCAGGTGAGACAGCAGGATCCGGCCAGTGTGCTGGCGGGCCTGCGCCAATGGAAAAACAATTTCTGA
- a CDS encoding TIGR03862 family flavoprotein produces METEVMDSAEHGATARTMDCDVAVIGAGPAGLMAAEGLAGKGLAVHVFEAKSSAGRKFLMAGKGGLNLTHSEALPAFVSRYGEHSAEVSRWLDLLSPDRLRAWARDLGVETFVGSSGRVFPQDMKAAPLLRAWLVRLRAQGVVLHMRHRWLGWQGGEVLEFQAPEGRLQVRARAVVLALGGGSWARLGSDGQWVPWLEQRGIEVAPLKPANCGFDVGLGTVQAGAGIDRREFMAELLGASRQPVRGWSPYFCERFAGQPFKSVALSFDDGQGGAFSRKGEFVATATGVEGSLVYAVSAALREAIARDGQATIHIDLLPQRTPEDVLAQVRHPRGSRSLASHLKGRLGLEGIKAAVLHEVLGKEGMADAARLAHAIKALPLTLVAPRPIDEAISTAGGVRLQALDARGMCVAAPGVFCAGEMLDWEAPTGGYLLTACMASGVQAAQGVERYLEVDGQVD; encoded by the coding sequence ATGGAAACTGAAGTGATGGACTCTGCGGAGCATGGCGCGACGGCGCGCACGATGGACTGCGATGTGGCGGTGATCGGCGCGGGGCCGGCTGGCCTGATGGCGGCCGAAGGGCTGGCCGGCAAGGGGCTGGCGGTCCATGTGTTCGAGGCCAAGTCCTCCGCCGGGCGCAAGTTCCTCATGGCGGGCAAGGGTGGACTCAACCTGACCCATTCCGAGGCTTTGCCGGCCTTCGTGTCGCGCTATGGCGAGCACAGCGCCGAGGTGTCGCGCTGGCTGGACCTGCTGTCGCCGGACCGTTTGCGGGCCTGGGCCCGCGACCTGGGCGTGGAAACCTTCGTGGGGAGCTCGGGCCGTGTGTTCCCGCAGGACATGAAGGCGGCGCCGCTGTTGCGGGCCTGGCTGGTGCGGCTGCGGGCCCAGGGGGTGGTCTTGCACATGCGCCACCGATGGCTGGGCTGGCAGGGCGGCGAGGTGCTGGAGTTTCAGGCGCCCGAAGGGCGGTTGCAGGTGCGCGCACGTGCCGTGGTGCTGGCGCTGGGGGGGGGCAGCTGGGCGCGCCTGGGCTCGGATGGACAGTGGGTGCCCTGGCTGGAGCAGCGCGGCATCGAAGTTGCGCCCCTCAAGCCTGCCAACTGCGGCTTCGATGTAGGGCTGGGAACGGTGCAGGCCGGGGCAGGAATCGACCGCCGCGAATTCATGGCTGAACTGCTGGGAGCGAGTCGCCAGCCGGTACGGGGCTGGAGTCCCTACTTCTGCGAGCGTTTCGCGGGGCAGCCCTTCAAGTCGGTGGCGCTGTCCTTCGATGATGGGCAGGGCGGTGCTTTCTCGCGCAAGGGCGAGTTCGTTGCGACCGCCACGGGGGTGGAGGGCAGCCTGGTCTATGCCGTCTCGGCCGCGTTGCGCGAGGCCATCGCGCGGGACGGGCAGGCCACCATACATATCGATCTGCTGCCTCAGCGGACACCCGAGGATGTGCTGGCGCAGGTGCGGCATCCGCGCGGCTCGCGCAGTCTGGCCAGCCATCTGAAGGGGCGGCTGGGACTGGAGGGCATCAAGGCTGCCGTGCTGCATGAAGTGCTGGGCAAGGAGGGAATGGCCGATGCCGCGCGGCTGGCGCATGCCATCAAGGCCTTGCCGCTCACCCTGGTGGCTCCCCGTCCCATCGATGAGGCCATCAGCACTGCCGGCGGCGTGCGCCTGCAGGCGCTCGATGCCCGCGGCATGTGCGTGGCCGCGCCCGGCGTTTTCTGTGCGGGGGAGATGCTGGACTGGGAGGCGCCGACCGGCGGCTACCTGCTGACGGCCTGCATGGCCAGCGGCGTGCAGGCCGCACAGGGCGTGGAACGCTACCTGGAGGTAGATGGCCAGGTCGACTGA
- a CDS encoding YbaB/EbfC family nucleoid-associated protein has protein sequence MFNKGQLAGLMKQAQAMQDNLKKAQEELGTIEVEGESGAGLVKVVMTCKHDVKRITIDPSLLAEDKDMLEDLVAAAFNAAVRKAEETSNEKMGKLTAGMPGLPGGMKFPF, from the coding sequence ATGTTCAACAAAGGACAACTGGCCGGCCTGATGAAGCAGGCACAGGCCATGCAGGACAACCTCAAGAAGGCCCAGGAAGAGCTCGGCACCATCGAAGTGGAAGGCGAGTCCGGCGCGGGCCTGGTGAAGGTGGTCATGACCTGCAAGCACGACGTCAAGCGCATCACCATCGATCCCAGCCTGCTGGCCGAGGACAAGGATATGCTCGAGGACCTCGTGGCCGCTGCCTTCAATGCGGCCGTGCGCAAGGCGGAGGAAACCTCCAACGAGAAGATGGGCAAGCTCACGGCAGGCATGCCCGGCCTGCCCGGCGGCATGAAGTTCCCGTTCTGA
- the trxA gene encoding thioredoxin TrxA, with translation MASELIKHISDASFEAEVLQPGTAVLVDYWAEWCGPCKQIAPILDEAAQTYKEKLSIAKMNVDENREIPAKFGIRGIPTLMLFKDGQLAATKVGALNKAQLSAFLDQHLA, from the coding sequence ATGGCCAGCGAACTGATCAAACATATCTCCGACGCGAGCTTTGAAGCCGAAGTCTTGCAGCCCGGCACCGCGGTGCTGGTCGACTACTGGGCCGAATGGTGCGGTCCTTGCAAGCAGATCGCCCCCATCCTCGACGAAGCAGCCCAGACCTACAAGGAAAAGCTGTCCATCGCCAAGATGAACGTGGACGAGAACCGCGAGATTCCCGCCAAGTTCGGCATCCGCGGCATTCCCACACTGATGCTGTTCAAGGACGGCCAGCTGGCAGCCACCAAGGTGGGCGCCCTGAACAAAGCCCAACTGTCGGCCTTCCTGGACCAGCATCTGGCCTGA
- a CDS encoding ABC transporter substrate-binding protein: MLGMGPLGMILLHCNKIHAMSSPALDRRTLLSLLGLGPLWSLPARSAAEPLTIAVGGQGLLYYLPLVIAQQLGYFEAEGLMVRIDDYPGGSQSLQALESGAADVCAGAYENTLLAQRRGSLLRAFVVQGRAPQIALGVASRWMPRYQTLADLRGRRVGVSSLGASTARAVQLMLLGEGLGPDLVELVGVGSGPEAMEALRTGRVHALCHADPLMSVLEDKGAVRIVRDLRDLRSSAQLYGGSMPSGTLYAPQDFLRRHPAKAQALSNAMVRSLKWLQTAAPMDVLRAVPAAYLLGSRRAYLSAFEHMRTTISPDGMMPVDGPATALRALARLDPGLAHGGIDLERSYTNEFVRQSRQRFHT; the protein is encoded by the coding sequence ATGCTGGGCATGGGGCCTCTGGGCATGATCTTGTTGCACTGCAACAAAATACATGCCATGTCTTCCCCTGCGCTTGATCGTCGAACCCTGCTGAGCCTCCTGGGACTGGGTCCTCTCTGGTCGCTGCCGGCCCGCAGTGCCGCAGAGCCGTTGACGATCGCCGTGGGCGGCCAGGGCCTGCTGTACTACCTGCCGCTGGTGATCGCGCAGCAACTGGGCTATTTCGAGGCCGAGGGCCTGATGGTGCGGATAGACGACTACCCGGGCGGATCGCAGTCCTTGCAGGCGCTGGAATCGGGGGCGGCCGATGTCTGCGCGGGCGCTTACGAGAACACGCTGCTGGCGCAACGGCGCGGCAGCCTGCTGCGCGCCTTCGTCGTGCAGGGGCGAGCGCCGCAGATCGCCCTGGGGGTGGCCTCGCGCTGGATGCCTCGCTACCAGACGCTGGCCGATCTGCGTGGTCGGCGCGTGGGCGTTTCATCGCTGGGGGCCTCCACCGCGCGGGCCGTGCAACTGATGCTGCTGGGCGAGGGGCTGGGGCCGGATCTGGTAGAGCTGGTGGGCGTGGGGTCGGGGCCGGAAGCCATGGAGGCCTTGCGCACGGGGCGCGTGCATGCACTGTGCCATGCGGATCCGCTGATGAGCGTGCTGGAGGACAAGGGGGCCGTGCGCATCGTGCGCGACCTGCGCGATCTGCGCAGCAGTGCCCAGCTGTACGGGGGCTCCATGCCTTCGGGCACACTGTATGCGCCCCAGGACTTTCTGCGCCGGCACCCCGCCAAGGCACAGGCCCTGAGCAATGCCATGGTGCGTTCCCTCAAGTGGTTGCAGACGGCGGCTCCCATGGATGTGCTGCGCGCCGTGCCCGCGGCCTATCTGCTGGGGTCGCGGCGCGCCTATCTGTCGGCTTTCGAACACATGCGCACCACGATCTCGCCCGACGGGATGATGCCCGTCGATGGGCCGGCGACTGCGCTGCGCGCCCTGGCCCGGCTCGACCCCGGGCTGGCGCATGGCGGCATCGATCTGGAGCGCTCCTACACCAATGAATTCGTGCGCCAGTCCAGGCAGCGTTTCCACACCTGA
- a CDS encoding transglycosylase SLT domain-containing protein, translating to MKLLHTLLLGSLLVLTGCATTSSPDLAGTAAAPGSAPHSPMYPKGPLSPLGTGKAGNGDVASLETTGDLWVRIRQGFAMPDLEQDLVKDREQWYASRPDYIQRMTERSSKYLFHIVEELERRNMPTELALLPYIESAFNPQAVSTAKAAGMWQFMPATGTYFDLKQNAFRDDRRDVLASTRAALDYLQKLYDMFGDWHLALAAYNWGEGSVGRAIKRNEKLGLPTGYTDLQMPAETRMYVPKLQAVKNIVANPEAFNTELPLIENHPYFQSVTITRDIDVELVAKLADVSTEDFKALNPSFRKPVIFAAGTPEILLPWDNAKVFRRNMQAFDEGQYASWTVWTVPSTISVAEAAQRVGLGESDLRALNNIPPRMLIKAGSALMVPRGANVHADVAGHIADNGQISFAPEVITRRTTIKARKRDTLISVANRYGVSVSNLADWNDLKSTATLRAGQSLVAYLPVRTSAGGTARPSSRTPAAAGTARKVAVQPQNRNAKVAVTAAPRGGKPSKVKKR from the coding sequence ATGAAACTGCTACATACCCTGCTGCTGGGCAGCCTGCTGGTCCTCACGGGCTGCGCCACCACCAGCAGCCCGGACCTGGCCGGCACGGCTGCGGCCCCCGGTTCGGCTCCCCATTCCCCGATGTATCCCAAGGGACCGCTGAGTCCCCTGGGGACCGGCAAGGCGGGCAACGGCGATGTGGCCTCGCTAGAGACCACCGGCGATCTGTGGGTACGCATACGACAGGGCTTCGCCATGCCGGACCTGGAGCAGGATCTGGTCAAGGACCGCGAGCAGTGGTATGCGAGCCGGCCCGACTACATCCAGCGCATGACCGAGCGCTCGAGCAAGTACCTCTTTCACATCGTGGAGGAGCTGGAGCGGCGCAACATGCCCACCGAGCTGGCGCTGCTGCCGTATATCGAAAGCGCCTTCAACCCGCAGGCCGTCTCTACCGCCAAGGCGGCAGGCATGTGGCAGTTCATGCCCGCCACCGGCACCTATTTCGACCTCAAGCAGAACGCATTCCGCGACGACCGCCGCGACGTGCTGGCCTCCACGCGCGCGGCGCTGGACTATCTGCAAAAGCTCTACGACATGTTCGGCGACTGGCACCTGGCGCTGGCCGCCTACAACTGGGGCGAGGGCAGCGTGGGCCGCGCCATCAAGCGCAACGAGAAGCTGGGCCTGCCCACCGGCTACACCGACCTGCAGATGCCGGCCGAAACGCGCATGTACGTCCCCAAGCTGCAGGCCGTCAAGAACATCGTGGCCAATCCCGAAGCGTTCAACACCGAGTTGCCGCTAATCGAGAACCACCCCTACTTCCAGAGCGTCACCATCACGCGCGATATCGACGTGGAGTTGGTGGCCAAGCTGGCGGACGTCTCGACCGAGGACTTCAAGGCCCTGAACCCGAGTTTTCGCAAGCCCGTGATCTTCGCCGCAGGCACGCCGGAGATCCTGCTGCCCTGGGACAATGCCAAGGTGTTCCGACGCAACATGCAGGCCTTCGACGAAGGCCAGTACGCGAGCTGGACAGTGTGGACCGTGCCCTCCACCATCAGCGTCGCCGAGGCCGCCCAGCGCGTGGGCCTGGGCGAGTCCGACCTGCGTGCCCTCAACAACATCCCGCCCCGGATGCTGATCAAGGCGGGCTCGGCGCTGATGGTGCCGCGCGGAGCCAACGTGCATGCCGATGTGGCGGGCCACATCGCCGACAACGGCCAGATCAGCTTTGCGCCCGAGGTGATCACGCGCCGCACCACCATCAAGGCACGCAAGCGCGACACGCTGATCAGCGTGGCCAACCGCTATGGCGTCAGCGTCTCCAACCTCGCGGACTGGAACGACCTCAAGTCCACCGCCACGCTGCGCGCCGGCCAGTCGCTGGTGGCCTATCTGCCGGTACGCACCAGCGCAGGGGGCACGGCCCGGCCCTCCAGCCGCACCCCGGCAGCGGCAGGCACGGCACGCAAGGTGGCCGTACAGCCGCAAAACCGCAATGCCAAGGTGGCCGTCACGGCAGCGCCGCGCGGCGGCAAGCCCTCCAAGGTGAAAAAGCGCTGA
- a CDS encoding class I SAM-dependent methyltransferase — protein MHHWTQSALGHYLLEWEQQRCDEAVADIFGYHSLQLGMPMLQGLRANRMPHRWLALDGDEDPAPVEGAPALDVPVALLADPAALPFSEASLDLVVMPHTLETSPDPHAVLREAARVLMPEGRIVVCGLNPASLLGVQRRAERGVYLPDVGWGVGYWRLRDWLRLLAFEIEAVQFGCYRPAVQTDRWLRRWQFMDRVGRLGWPMLGGVYCVVAVKRVPGARMLEPAWRGRAVVSGATVPVARRMPAQAGPDGDLHSNRPDGRAIHIKDFF, from the coding sequence ATGCATCACTGGACACAATCTGCCCTCGGCCACTACCTGCTGGAATGGGAACAGCAGCGCTGTGATGAGGCGGTGGCCGATATCTTCGGCTACCACAGCCTGCAACTGGGGATGCCCATGCTCCAGGGGTTGCGTGCCAACCGCATGCCGCACCGCTGGCTGGCGCTGGACGGCGATGAGGATCCGGCGCCTGTCGAGGGCGCGCCTGCGCTGGACGTGCCGGTGGCGCTGCTGGCCGATCCGGCGGCACTGCCGTTCTCCGAGGCCAGTCTAGATCTCGTCGTGATGCCCCATACGCTGGAGACTTCGCCGGATCCGCATGCGGTGCTGCGCGAGGCGGCCCGGGTGCTGATGCCTGAAGGCCGCATCGTGGTGTGCGGACTCAATCCTGCCAGTTTGCTGGGTGTGCAGCGGCGTGCCGAGCGTGGCGTGTACCTGCCCGATGTGGGCTGGGGTGTGGGGTATTGGCGGCTGCGCGACTGGCTGCGATTGCTGGCCTTCGAGATCGAGGCCGTGCAATTCGGCTGTTATCGTCCCGCCGTGCAGACGGATCGCTGGCTGCGCCGTTGGCAGTTCATGGACCGCGTGGGACGGCTGGGCTGGCCCATGCTGGGCGGTGTGTACTGCGTGGTGGCCGTCAAGCGTGTGCCGGGCGCACGCATGCTGGAGCCTGCCTGGCGCGGTCGCGCGGTCGTGTCGGGCGCCACGGTGCCGGTTGCCCGTCGCATGCCGGCACAGGCCGGGCCGGACGGTGATCTGCATTCCAACCGGCCTGACGGCCGGGCCATTCATATCAAGGATTTTTTTTGA
- the recR gene encoding recombination mediator RecR yields the protein MSDVQSLDALVEALRRLPGVGIKSAQRMAFHLLQRDQDGARQLARALDTAIESVGHCERCHTFTEGRVCSICQDEGRDAARLCVVEAPADMAAMERTGAYQGYYYVLMGRLSPLDGIGPRDLGLSSLLERAGDGRVQEVILATSFTAEGEATAHAISEALKARGIHVTRLARGVPIGSELEYVDLGTIAHALVDRR from the coding sequence ATGTCGGACGTGCAATCGCTCGATGCGCTGGTCGAGGCCCTGCGCAGGCTGCCGGGCGTGGGCATCAAGTCGGCCCAGCGCATGGCCTTCCATCTGCTGCAGCGCGATCAGGATGGCGCGCGGCAACTGGCCCGGGCCCTGGATACGGCCATTGAGTCCGTGGGCCATTGCGAACGTTGCCATACCTTCACCGAAGGCCGCGTCTGCTCCATCTGCCAGGACGAGGGGCGCGATGCCGCTCGGCTGTGCGTGGTGGAGGCGCCGGCCGACATGGCGGCGATGGAACGGACCGGGGCCTATCAAGGCTATTACTACGTGCTGATGGGGCGGCTGTCGCCACTCGATGGCATCGGTCCGCGGGACCTGGGGCTGTCCAGCTTGCTGGAACGGGCCGGCGACGGCAGGGTGCAGGAGGTGATCCTGGCCACCAGCTTCACGGCGGAAGGCGAGGCCACGGCCCATGCGATCAGCGAGGCGTTGAAGGCCCGCGGCATCCATGTGACGCGGCTGGCGCGTGGCGTGCCCATCGGCAGCGAACTCGAGTACGTGGACCTGGGTACGATTGCCCATGCTCTGGTGGATCGCCGGTAG